Proteins encoded together in one Lathyrus oleraceus cultivar Zhongwan6 chromosome 5, CAAS_Psat_ZW6_1.0, whole genome shotgun sequence window:
- the LOC127079158 gene encoding uncharacterized protein LOC127079158 has protein sequence MSNSDQHDDKEFSEASSPPQPQPSLQDPQHITRRVAKELTPFQRMFSEPSLPPQPQPSVPKLTPFQRMFSKQIPPPQPTVQRPVPQLRPFHFQPIFSHPIPPPQPLIPPPQQPILYFPPRPSHPPPPSPPYQPPRVRARLNLRREKSETIPIPFPWATNRRAKLHSLHYLRQNGIVNITGDVQCKRCETTYQMSFDVREKFPELWKYILENRQFMNDRAPPNVWMNPTLPDCVHCNQENCVKPIIAKKKKDINWLFLLLGQLLGCCNLAQLKYCCKHTNNHRTGAKDRVLYLTYLALCKQLDSSGPFNL, from the coding sequence ATGAGCAACTCAGATCAACACGATGATAAAGAATTTTCTGAAGCAAGTTCACCACCTCAACCCCAACCATCGTTACAAGATCCACAACATATAACCCGTCGTGTGGCAAAAGAATTAACACCTTTTCAACGCATGTTTTCTGAACCAAGTCTCCCGCCTCAACCTCAACCATCAGTACCAAAATTGACGCCATTTCAAAGGATGTTTTCTAAACAAATTCCACCACCTCAACCCACGGTTCAACGTCCTGTTCCTCAACTAAGACCGTTTCATTTTCAGCCAATATTTTCTCATCCAATTCCACCACCTCAACCGTTAATTCCACCACCTCAACAGCCAATCTTGTATTTCCCTCCTCGACCATCACATCCTCCTCCTCCTTCTCCACCTTACCAACCTCCTCGCGTCCGTGCTCGTCTTAACCTACGAAGGGAAAAAAGTGAAACCATCCCTATTCCTTTTCCATGGGCTACTAACCGAAGAGCAAAGCTTCACAGTTTGCATTACCTTCGCCAAAATGGAATAGTTAATATCACTGGAGATGTCCAATGCAAGAGATGCGAAACAACTTATCAAATGTCATTTGACGTGCGGGAGAAGTTTCCTGAACTCTGGAAATATATTCTCGAAAACAGGCAATTCATGAATGATAGGGCGCCACCAAATGTATGGATGAATCCAACATTGCCGGACTGTGTGCATTGTAATCAAGAAAACTGTGTGAAACCGATAATCGCCAAGAAGAAAAAGGATATCAATTGGCTGTTTCTTTTGCTAGGTCAATTGCTTGGCTGTTGCAACCTTGCACAGTTGAAATATTGCTGCAAACACACCAACAATCATCGAACCGGCGCAAAGGATAGAGTTCTTTATTTAACCTATCTCGCACTCTGCAAGCAACTTGATTCTTCCGGACCTTTTAATCTTTGA